The following coding sequences are from one Geodermatophilus normandii window:
- a CDS encoding demethylmenaquinone methyltransferase, producing MADRRDSAHTAGRRAGLDKQPHEVAAMFDGVARRYDLTNTVLSGGRDVSWRRATREALGARPGDVVLDVAAGTAVSTVELAAGGVHAIACDFSQGMLRAGAARPVPKVAGDAMALPLADASVDGLVISFGLRNVADADAALREFARVVRPGGTLVVCEFSSPTWAPFRTVYTEYLMRALPVIARAVSSNPDAYVYLAESIRAWPDQAALATRIRAAGWADVEWRDLTGGIVALHRARRP from the coding sequence GTGGCAGACCGGCGAGACAGCGCACACACCGCCGGGCGGCGGGCCGGTCTGGACAAGCAGCCGCACGAGGTGGCGGCCATGTTCGACGGCGTCGCGCGCCGCTACGACCTCACCAACACCGTGCTCTCCGGCGGCCGCGACGTGTCCTGGCGGCGGGCCACGCGGGAGGCGCTGGGCGCCCGGCCGGGGGACGTCGTCCTGGACGTGGCCGCCGGCACCGCCGTCTCCACCGTCGAGCTGGCCGCCGGGGGAGTGCACGCGATCGCCTGCGACTTCTCGCAGGGGATGCTGCGGGCCGGCGCCGCCCGGCCGGTGCCCAAGGTGGCCGGTGACGCCATGGCGCTGCCCCTGGCCGACGCCAGCGTCGACGGGCTGGTCATCTCCTTCGGCCTGCGCAACGTGGCCGACGCCGACGCCGCGCTGCGCGAGTTCGCCCGCGTGGTGCGCCCCGGCGGCACGCTCGTCGTCTGCGAGTTCTCCAGCCCCACGTGGGCGCCGTTCCGCACCGTCTACACCGAGTACCTCATGCGGGCGCTGCCGGTGATCGCCCGCGCGGTGAGCAGCAACCCCGACGCCTACGTCTACCTGGCCGAGTCCATCCGGGCGTGGCCGGACCAGGCCGCCCTGGCCACGCGCATCCGGGCCGCGGGCTGGGCCGACGTCGAGTGGCGCGACCTCACCGGCGGGATCGTCGCCCTGCACCGCGCCCGCCGCCCCTGA
- a CDS encoding isochorismate synthase: MTAAAVTSRDAAAPASTTVALPDSPDLLHLLPREGAVSWVRRGEGLVGWGEADRLEVSGPGALAEAAAWWAERTAGSTDDGVGVPGSGPVVFASIAFDPAAGTSVFVVPEVVVGRRGGVAWVTTTGDADPRDVLPASREPLLPPPSRLRYADGALDPATWCGAVSAAVDRIGDGDLAKVVLARDLLVTADVPLDPRRLLGRLAERFPDCWTFAVDGLLGATPELLLRRTGRQLSARVLAGTAPRGAGAEDERLAAGLLSSAKDRAEHALAVDSLVRALDPYCTALSVPDGPSLLTLANVRHLATDVVGTQRRSGARGRAGLLELVDAVHPTAAVCGTPPDRAAAVIAELEGMGRDRYAGPVGWLDGRGDGEFGLALRCAQLGDSDPCSARLFAGCGIVAGSDPAAELAETQSKFAAFQAALEG, encoded by the coding sequence GTGACGGCAGCGGCGGTGACCTCGCGGGACGCCGCCGCGCCCGCGTCCACCACGGTCGCGCTGCCCGACTCCCCCGACCTGCTGCACCTGCTGCCCCGCGAGGGCGCGGTGTCCTGGGTGCGCCGCGGCGAGGGACTGGTCGGCTGGGGCGAGGCCGACCGCCTGGAGGTCTCCGGCCCGGGCGCGCTGGCCGAGGCCGCTGCCTGGTGGGCAGAGCGGACCGCCGGATCGACCGACGACGGGGTGGGCGTGCCCGGCTCCGGCCCGGTCGTGTTCGCCAGCATCGCCTTCGACCCGGCCGCGGGGACGTCGGTGTTCGTCGTCCCGGAGGTCGTGGTCGGCCGCCGCGGCGGCGTGGCCTGGGTGACCACCACCGGCGACGCGGACCCGCGCGACGTCCTGCCCGCCTCCCGCGAGCCGCTGCTCCCACCGCCGTCCCGGCTCCGCTACGCCGACGGCGCCCTCGACCCGGCCACCTGGTGCGGCGCGGTGTCGGCCGCCGTGGACCGCATCGGCGACGGCGACCTCGCCAAGGTGGTGCTGGCCCGCGACCTGCTGGTCACCGCCGACGTGCCCCTCGACCCGCGCCGGCTGCTCGGCCGGCTCGCCGAGCGGTTCCCCGACTGCTGGACCTTCGCCGTCGACGGCCTGCTCGGCGCCACGCCGGAGCTGCTGCTGCGCCGCACCGGCCGGCAGCTGTCGGCGCGGGTACTGGCCGGCACCGCCCCGCGGGGCGCGGGCGCCGAGGACGAGCGCCTGGCCGCGGGCCTGCTGTCCAGCGCCAAGGACCGCGCCGAGCACGCCCTCGCCGTCGACTCGCTGGTGCGGGCGCTGGACCCGTACTGCACCGCCCTGTCGGTGCCGGACGGCCCCTCGCTGCTCACGCTGGCCAACGTGCGCCACCTGGCCACCGACGTCGTCGGGACCCAGCGACGCTCGGGCGCGCGCGGGCGGGCCGGACTGCTCGAGCTCGTCGACGCCGTCCACCCGACCGCCGCCGTCTGCGGCACCCCGCCCGACCGCGCCGCGGCGGTCATCGCCGAGCTCGAGGGCATGGGCCGCGACCGCTACGCCGGGCCGGTGGGCTGGCTCGACGGGCGGGGCGACGGCGAGTTCGGCCTGGCCCTGCGCTGCGCGCAGCTGGGCGACTCCGACCCGTGCTCGGCGCGGCTGTTCGCCGGCTGCGGCATCGTCGCCGGGTCCGACCCCGCTGCCGAGCTGGCCGAGACCCAGTCGAAGTTCGCCGCGTTCCAGGCCGCGCTGGAGGGCTGA
- a CDS encoding NADH-quinone oxidoreductase subunit A: protein MLSTYVPIVGLFALAAAFALFSVTVAPFVGPRRYNRAKLEAYECGIEPVDQPLQGGRFPVKYYLTAMLFIVFDIEIVFLYPWAVANDALGLFGLVEMVVFIATVFIAYAYVWRRGGLEWD, encoded by the coding sequence GTGCTGTCGACCTACGTGCCCATCGTGGGGCTGTTCGCGCTCGCCGCGGCCTTCGCCCTGTTCTCGGTGACGGTGGCGCCGTTCGTGGGCCCCCGCCGCTACAACCGGGCCAAGCTCGAGGCCTACGAGTGCGGCATCGAGCCGGTCGACCAGCCGCTGCAGGGCGGCCGCTTCCCGGTCAAGTACTACCTCACGGCGATGCTCTTCATCGTCTTCGACATCGAGATCGTCTTCCTCTACCCGTGGGCCGTCGCCAACGACGCGCTGGGACTGTTCGGCCTGGTCGAGATGGTCGTGTTCATCGCCACCGTCTTCATCGCCTACGCCTACGTCTGGCGCCGCGGCGGCCTCGAGTGGGACTGA
- a CDS encoding class I SAM-dependent methyltransferase — MRLVPDLRRDHNAIYWPLLLRALPDRCERVLEVGCGAGDLAAVLARRAAAVDAVERSPEMVALARGRVPGNVRVVGADVLTVPLPDGGYDAVVGMSVLHHLPLEEALRTLAAAVRPGGVLAMVALPRTDLPRDLPVEALAAVLDRVLGIGDLVRGRRGGGGTPGMPVRDPVLTTREVRARARTVLPGVRVRRRVFWRYSLVWRRPG; from the coding sequence ATGCGGCTGGTCCCGGACCTGCGCCGGGACCACAACGCGATCTACTGGCCGCTGCTGCTGCGGGCCCTGCCGGACCGCTGCGAGCGGGTCCTCGAGGTCGGCTGCGGCGCCGGCGACCTCGCCGCCGTCCTCGCCCGGCGGGCCGCCGCGGTGGACGCCGTCGAGCGGTCCCCGGAGATGGTCGCGCTGGCCCGGGGGCGGGTGCCGGGCAACGTCCGCGTCGTGGGGGCCGACGTGCTGACGGTGCCGCTCCCCGACGGCGGCTACGACGCCGTCGTCGGGATGAGCGTGCTGCACCACCTGCCGCTGGAGGAGGCGCTGCGGACGCTCGCCGCCGCGGTGCGGCCCGGGGGCGTGCTGGCGATGGTGGCGCTGCCCCGCACCGACCTCCCCCGTGACCTGCCGGTCGAGGCGCTGGCCGCGGTCCTGGACCGGGTCCTGGGGATCGGGGACCTCGTCCGCGGCCGGCGGGGCGGCGGGGGGACGCCCGGGATGCCGGTGCGCGACCCGGTGCTCACCACCCGGGAGGTGCGGGCGCGGGCGCGCACGGTGCTCCCCGGCGTGCGGGTGCGGCGGCGGGTGTTCTGGCGGTACTCGCTGGTCTGGCGCCGGCCCGGCTGA
- a CDS encoding geranylgeranyl reductase family protein has translation MTSPAGGDSADVVVVGAGPAGSAAAWALAGAGRDVVVLEKARFPREKVCGDGLTPRAVKALDEMGVDVSPAAGWVRHRGLRVFGGGQVVEVDWPRLSSWPDHGLIRARKDLDPMLAEHAVAAGARLEQEVTVTDPLLDDAGRVVGVRAQAGPDREPVTWRAPLVVSAEGLSGRLAKAIGLTRREDRPLGVAVRRYVETPRGEDPYLDISFDLSAEGPTADSMPGYGWSFGMGDGTANVGFGLLDTRRGGDTDPRTVLRRWLATLPPEWELGEEHAVTPLRGAGLPMALNRGPAYTRGLLLAGDTAGVVNPFNGEGISYALETGRMAGETAAAALAAPEGPAREAVLRGYPARLQEAYGRHHRLGIAFLALLDRPGLVRFATAHGLKRPAMVSAALRLMGNLSDGRDGDRFDRTIALLTRLTPSV, from the coding sequence GTGACGAGTCCGGCCGGCGGGGACAGCGCCGACGTCGTGGTGGTCGGCGCGGGGCCCGCGGGATCGGCCGCCGCCTGGGCGCTGGCCGGCGCCGGACGCGACGTCGTCGTCCTGGAGAAGGCCCGGTTCCCGCGCGAGAAGGTCTGCGGCGACGGCCTCACGCCCCGCGCGGTCAAGGCGCTCGACGAGATGGGCGTCGACGTCTCGCCGGCCGCCGGCTGGGTGCGGCACCGGGGGCTGCGGGTCTTCGGCGGCGGCCAGGTGGTCGAGGTCGACTGGCCACGGCTGTCCTCGTGGCCCGACCACGGCCTCATCCGGGCGCGGAAGGACCTCGACCCGATGCTCGCCGAGCACGCCGTGGCCGCCGGTGCCCGGCTCGAGCAGGAGGTCACCGTCACCGACCCGCTGCTCGACGACGCCGGCCGCGTGGTGGGCGTGCGCGCGCAGGCCGGCCCGGACCGGGAGCCGGTCACCTGGCGCGCGCCGCTCGTCGTCTCGGCGGAGGGCCTCTCGGGCCGGCTGGCCAAGGCGATCGGGCTCACCCGCCGCGAGGACCGCCCGCTCGGCGTCGCCGTCCGCCGCTACGTCGAGACGCCGCGCGGCGAGGACCCCTACCTCGACATCTCCTTCGACCTCTCCGCCGAGGGCCCCACCGCCGACTCGATGCCCGGCTACGGCTGGTCCTTCGGCATGGGCGACGGCACCGCCAACGTCGGCTTCGGCCTGCTCGACACCCGCCGCGGCGGCGACACCGACCCCCGCACCGTGCTGCGGCGCTGGCTGGCCACCCTGCCGCCGGAGTGGGAGCTCGGCGAGGAGCACGCGGTCACCCCGCTGCGCGGCGCCGGCCTGCCCATGGCGCTCAACCGCGGCCCGGCCTACACGCGCGGGCTGCTGCTGGCCGGCGACACGGCGGGCGTCGTCAACCCGTTCAACGGGGAGGGCATCAGCTACGCCCTGGAGACGGGGCGCATGGCCGGCGAGACGGCGGCCGCGGCCCTGGCGGCACCCGAGGGACCGGCGCGGGAGGCCGTGCTGCGCGGCTACCCCGCGCGGCTGCAGGAGGCCTACGGCCGCCACCACCGGCTCGGCATCGCCTTCCTGGCGCTGCTCGACCGCCCCGGCCTGGTCCGCTTCGCCACGGCGCACGGGCTCAAGCGCCCGGCGATGGTGAGCGCCGCGCTGCGGCTGATGGGCAACCTCTCCGACGGGCGCGACGGCGACCGCTTCGACCGCACGATCGCGCTGCTCACCCGGCTGACGCCCTCGGTCTGA
- a CDS encoding NuoB/complex I 20 kDa subunit family protein has translation MGLEEKLPSGFLLTTVEKLVNWTRKSSLWPATFGLACCAIEMMATGAGRYDLARFGMEVFRASPRQADLMIVAGRVSQKMAPVLRQIYDQMPEPRWVLAMGVCASSGGMFNNYAVVQGVDHVVPVDMYLPGCPPRPEMLMDAILKLHHKIQNEPLGAKRARQLEEARAEGRAPDLLVEMPSSVRVDKTKRAAYEQAAALGRTGQFGIEQRGGDAVLLPGPRGGSR, from the coding sequence ATGGGTCTCGAGGAGAAGCTGCCGAGCGGCTTCCTGCTGACCACGGTCGAGAAGCTGGTCAACTGGACGCGCAAGTCCTCGCTGTGGCCGGCCACCTTCGGCCTGGCCTGCTGCGCGATCGAGATGATGGCCACCGGCGCGGGCCGCTACGACCTCGCCCGGTTCGGCATGGAGGTCTTCCGCGCCTCCCCGCGCCAGGCCGACCTGATGATCGTCGCCGGGCGGGTGAGCCAGAAGATGGCCCCGGTCCTGCGGCAGATCTACGACCAGATGCCCGAGCCGCGCTGGGTGCTCGCCATGGGCGTCTGCGCCAGCTCCGGCGGGATGTTCAACAACTACGCGGTGGTGCAGGGCGTCGACCACGTCGTCCCGGTGGACATGTACCTGCCCGGCTGCCCGCCGCGTCCGGAGATGCTGATGGACGCCATCCTCAAGCTGCACCACAAGATCCAGAACGAGCCGCTCGGCGCCAAGCGGGCCCGCCAGCTCGAGGAGGCCCGCGCCGAGGGCCGCGCTCCCGACCTGCTGGTCGAGATGCCCTCCAGCGTCCGCGTGGACAAGACCAAGCGGGCCGCCTACGAGCAGGCGGCGGCGCTCGGCCGCACCGGCCAGTTCGGCATCGAGCAGCGCGGCGGCGACGCCGTCCTGCTCCCCGGTCCCCGCGGCGGGTCCCGGTGA
- a CDS encoding NADH-quinone oxidoreductase subunit C, whose amino-acid sequence MTGPGDRSGADPSRGATSGSGGFRKGAFGVSGSGDTSGFGGLVRVEPGGAVALHSTDRPYGGWFDEVTDALVDAVGAATYAAAVRRVLVDRGEITYFVAREHLLTLVQALRDDDALRFELCSSVSGVDYLDSGGPAVSDGRPRLHVVYHLTSMTYRRRIRLEVAVTVEDPHVPSVSSVYPTADWHERETHDMFGVVFDGHPALTRILMPDDWDGFPQRKDYPLGGVPVEYHDATIPPPDTRRSYR is encoded by the coding sequence GTGACCGGCCCGGGCGACCGCAGCGGCGCCGACCCCTCGCGCGGCGCGACCTCGGGCAGCGGCGGCTTCCGCAAGGGCGCCTTCGGCGTCAGCGGCAGCGGCGACACCTCCGGCTTCGGCGGCCTGGTCCGCGTCGAGCCCGGCGGCGCGGTGGCGCTGCACTCCACCGACCGCCCCTACGGCGGCTGGTTCGACGAGGTCACCGACGCGCTCGTCGACGCCGTCGGCGCGGCCACCTACGCCGCCGCCGTGCGGCGCGTCCTGGTCGACCGCGGCGAGATCACCTACTTCGTCGCCCGCGAGCACCTGCTGACCCTGGTCCAGGCGCTGCGCGACGACGACGCGCTGCGCTTCGAGCTGTGCAGCAGCGTCTCCGGCGTCGACTACCTCGACAGCGGCGGCCCCGCGGTGAGCGACGGCCGGCCGCGCCTGCACGTCGTCTACCACCTGACCTCGATGACCTACCGGCGGCGGATCCGCCTCGAGGTCGCCGTCACGGTCGAGGACCCGCACGTGCCGTCGGTGTCCTCGGTCTACCCGACGGCGGACTGGCACGAGCGGGAGACGCACGACATGTTCGGCGTCGTCTTCGACGGCCACCCGGCGCTGACCCGGATCCTGATGCCCGACGACTGGGACGGGTTCCCGCAGCGCAAGGACTACCCCCTCGGCGGCGTGCCGGTGGAGTACCACGACGCGACGATCCCGCCGCCCGACACCCGCCGGAGCTACCGGTGA
- a CDS encoding phosphoribosyltransferase — MHGRPYRDRRDAGRRLAACLTDPARATAVPLGPGALVLGLPRGGVLVAAEVAAALGAELDVVAVRKLGLPGRPELAMGALAAVGEAVESVRSEVVLARVAVDPDAAEEVRRAELAELRRRQHAYRGDRPPPALAGRTVVLVDDGLATGSTMRAALAAVRAAGAAAVVVAVPVGTPDVCAALDADEVVCPLTPEPFGAVGRHYDDFGETSDDEVRSALAGAPGPGPA; from the coding sequence GTGCACGGCCGTCCCTACCGCGACCGGCGCGACGCCGGCCGGCGGCTCGCCGCGTGCCTGACCGACCCCGCCCGCGCGACCGCCGTCCCGCTCGGCCCCGGCGCCCTCGTCCTCGGCCTGCCCCGCGGCGGCGTCCTGGTCGCCGCGGAGGTCGCCGCCGCGCTGGGTGCCGAGCTCGACGTCGTCGCCGTCCGCAAGCTGGGCCTGCCCGGCCGGCCCGAGCTGGCCATGGGCGCGCTGGCGGCCGTGGGGGAGGCGGTGGAGAGCGTCCGCAGCGAGGTCGTGCTCGCCCGCGTCGCGGTCGATCCCGACGCCGCCGAGGAGGTCCGCCGGGCCGAGCTCGCCGAGCTGCGGCGCCGCCAGCACGCCTACCGCGGCGACCGCCCGCCGCCCGCCCTCGCCGGCCGCACCGTCGTCCTCGTCGACGACGGCCTGGCCACCGGCTCCACCATGCGCGCCGCGCTCGCCGCCGTCCGGGCGGCCGGCGCCGCCGCGGTCGTCGTCGCCGTCCCGGTGGGCACCCCCGACGTCTGCGCCGCGCTCGACGCCGACGAGGTGGTCTGCCCGCTCACCCCCGAGCCGTTCGGCGCGGTGGGCCGCCACTACGACGACTTCGGCGAGACCTCCGACGACGAGGTCCGCTCCGCGCTCGCCGGCGCCCCCGGTCCGGGGCCCGCCTAG
- a CDS encoding transglycosylase family protein — protein sequence MPKHRAPRYVRTKSVIAKAPVAAGAAAVGLGVLSTPAASASAGHDWSGVAQCESSGNWAINTGNGYYGGLQFSQSTWAAFGGTDLAARADLATPAQQVQIAEAVLAGQGIGAWPSCGKYLAGGTTAAAAEAPAAAPVAEAPRPPRRRAADARGRHRGLHRPLGRHGRQDRRRARPELARAVPAQRRRHRLEPEPDLPGPGPRRQRPGRRGPAAAEAPAAPAAAAGNAARPPPRRSRRRPRRSRRRRRPRT from the coding sequence ATGCCCAAGCACCGCGCACCCCGCTATGTCCGCACCAAGTCCGTCATCGCCAAGGCCCCCGTCGCGGCCGGCGCCGCGGCCGTCGGGCTCGGCGTCCTGAGCACGCCCGCCGCCTCGGCCTCCGCCGGCCACGACTGGTCCGGCGTCGCCCAGTGCGAGTCCAGTGGCAACTGGGCCATCAACACCGGCAACGGCTACTACGGCGGCCTGCAGTTCAGCCAGTCGACCTGGGCCGCGTTCGGCGGCACCGACCTCGCCGCGCGCGCCGACCTCGCCACCCCCGCCCAGCAGGTGCAGATCGCCGAGGCGGTCCTCGCCGGGCAGGGCATCGGCGCGTGGCCGTCCTGCGGGAAGTACCTGGCCGGCGGCACGACCGCGGCCGCCGCCGAGGCGCCCGCGGCCGCTCCCGTGGCCGAGGCCCCGCGGCCGCCCCGCCGCCGAGCAGCCGACGCCCGAGGCCGTCACCGAGGACTACACCGTCCGCTGGGGCGACACGGTCGCCAAGATCGCCGCCGCGCACGACCAGAGCTGGCGCGAGCTGTACCAGCGCAACGTCGACGTCATCGGCTCGAACCCGAACCGGATCTACCCGGGCCAGGTCCTCGCCGTCAGCGGCCCGGCCGCCGAGGCCCCGCGGCGGCCGAGGCGCCCGCCGCGCCCGCCGCCGCCGCCGGCAACGCGGCCCGGCCGCCACCCCGCCGATCGCGCAGGCGGCCCCGGAGGTCGCGCCGACGTCGGCGACCGCGCACGTGA